The proteins below come from a single Eucalyptus grandis isolate ANBG69807.140 chromosome 3, ASM1654582v1, whole genome shotgun sequence genomic window:
- the LOC120291817 gene encoding disease resistance protein RUN1-like: MMVSKVLKRLRKAKLNLSDKLVGIEDRLPELRRMLDTDSSDVRMIVISGIPGIGKTTLAKSLYNDICHLFDRHSFLGDIGDTTEKKALLALQNQLVSDIVKGTQQNSNRLRKESASSN; encoded by the coding sequence ATGATGGTCTCAAAAGTTCTGAAGAGATTGAGAAAGGCTAAGCTCAATTTGTCTGACAAATTAGTCGGGATTGAAGACCGCTTGCCTGAGCTGAGAAGAATGTTGGATACTGACTCTAGTGACGTGCGGATGATTGTCATCTCCGGCATTCCAGGCATTGGTAAGACAACCCTCGCAAAATCTCTCTACAACGATATCTGCCACCTCTTTGACCGTCACAGCTTTCTCGGTGATATTGGAGACACTACTGAGAAGAAGGCTCTTCTAGCTTTGCAAAATCAGTTGGTTTCTGACATCGTCAAAGGGACTCAGCAAAACTCCAATCGGTTGAGGAAGGAATCAGCTTCCTCAAATTAG
- the LOC104437203 gene encoding disease resistance protein RUN1-like produces the protein MDGSFIRKFPRSIGMLKKLEEIHASRCRSLEKIPEEIIGLSRLRNLVLSDSNIPSLPGSISSLSHLQNLDLYGCDNLHEVPLLPTSLATLRLTYDSSKLKSLDISNLTNLKELSLANYLEDEASPGTDGYLMVEPISLLGIGKVTKVETLKLCLPGFTKLPEMDALKQLRKLDLQCPDLQHLPRLPKSLKKLTLRDCKSLKTLPELKYLKSLSGLELLLCSVMEIEGLQNLSSLVALLISHCELVKLDGLECLTSLRTLTISYCDSLQGLPDLSNLKKLRTRHIQHCKNITQKDSL, from the coding sequence ATGGATGGAAGTTTCATTAGAAAGTTCCCTCGATCTATTGGAATGCTGAAGAAGCTTGAGGAGATTCATGCATCACGCTGTAGGAGTTTGGAAAAAATTCCTGAGGAGATCATAGGCTTGTCTCGTTTGAGAAATTTGGTATTGTCAGATTCCAATATTCCCAGCCTACCAGGGAGCATCTCTAGTCTTTCCCACCTTCAAAACCTTGATTTATATGGCTGTGACAATCTTCATGAGGTTCCTCTGCTTCCCACTAGTTTAGCTACTTTGCGTCTCACTTATGACTCAAGTAAATTGAAGTCTTTGGATATTTCAAATCTGACCAATCTCAAAGAGTTGTCCCTTGCCAATTATTTGGAGGATGAGGCATCTCCCGGCACAGATGGATATTTGATGGTGGAGCCGATCAGCCTTTTGGGGATTGGCAAAGTGACAAAAGTTGAGACCTTAAAATTGTGCCTCCCAGGCTTCACTAAACTACCGGAAATGGATGCTCTTAAGCAGCTAAGGAAGCTTGATCTTCAATGTCCAGACCTACAACATCTCCCACGACTAcccaaaagtttgaaaaaactAACCCTCCGAGACTGCAAATCCTTAAAGACATTGCCGGAGCTTAAGTATCTCAAGTCTCTATCTGGGTTGGAGCTTCTGTTATGTTCTGTAATGGAAATCGAAGGACTTCAAAATCTCTCATCCTTGGTAGCCTTGCTTATTTCTCACTGTGAGCTGGTAAAGTTAGACGGCCTTGAATGCTTGACATCGCTGAGAACATTGACCATCTCATACTGTGATTCCCTTCAAGGACTGCCAGATTTGTCGAACTTGAAGAAGCTGAGAACACGTCATATCCAACATTGCAAGAACATAACTCAAAAGGACAGCCTCTAG
- the LOC104439491 gene encoding disease resistance protein RUN1-like: MVPPRAGSDCGVPQDDGPDHHARLLQCHAIGREKQIHGYGEAIKWHRERGIDPDTLRKWEEALICVGSIPGLEIDSWSKETLVINVLVANVLRALNRYFVGIEHHVERVMKLLNVESSDIRVVGIHGIGGTGKTTIARFIYKRIFDLFDGCSFLENVREHTKKPGGLDNLQGQLVSDLLGVTHGQIHSVDDGIKSIRSRLLHKKVLIVLDDIEPSFELTPILSILDSLGSGSRIIITTRDEQALDKFEVSLKYEVGGMREEEVDELFCSHAFRGRPAPADLATLSKKIVSTIGRLPLTVEVVGSYLYSKSKEVWEQTLNELRKVPEPQVQQKLMVIIKALPDKQRLIFLDIACFFIGEDKSVACYLWSDRDSASGSVLEVLINSSIVKIENDKLWMHDQLRDLGRDIVLEKHLKPGKHSRLWSHEQARCAGE; this comes from the exons ATGGTGCCTCCGAGAGCTGGCTCAGATTGTGGAGTACCACAAGACGATGGGCCAGATCATCATGCCCGTCTTCTTCAATGTCACGCCATCGGTCGTGAAAAACAGATCCACGGTTACGGCGAGGCTATCAAGTGGCATAGAGAGCGCGGAATCGACCCAGACACCCTCCGGAAATGGGAGGAAGCTCTCATCTGTGTGGGATCCATCCCAGGGTTGGAGATTGATAG CTGGTCCAAAGAGACTTTAGTCATCAATGTTCTTGTCGCAAATGTGTTGAGGGCACTGAACAGATACTTCGTTGGCATCGAGCATCATGTGGAAAGAGTCATGAAATTACTAAATGTGGAATCTAGCGATATTCGTGTAGTTGGAATACATGGCATAGGGGGCACCGGGAAGACAACAATTGCAAGGTTCATCtacaaaagaatatttgatCTCTTTGATGGCTGTAGCTTTTTGGAAAACGTTAGAGAACATACCAAAAAACCAGGAGGTTTAGATAATTTGCAAGGTCAGTTGGTTTCTGACCTTCTAGGTGTAACGCATGGACAAATTCATTCTGTTGATGATGGGATTAAGTCCATCAGAAGCAGACTCTTGCACAAGAAGGTTCTCATTGTTCTCGATGATATTGAACCAAGCTTCGAACTTACACCGATTTTAAGTATTCTTGATTCGTTAGGCTCTGGGAGCAGGATCATAATTACCACCAGAGATGAACAGGCTTTAGATAAGTTTGAAGTGTCCCTGAAATATGAGGTCGGGGGAATGCGAGAAGAGGAAGTCGATGAACTATTCTGCTCTCATGCCTTCAGGGGGAGACCTGCTCCAGCTGACTTAGCTACTCTGTCCAAAAAAATAGTATCGACTATTGGCCGGCTTCCTTTGACTGTTGAGGTTGTTGGGTCATATCTATATTCTAAAAGCAAGGAGGTGTGGGAGCAGACATTAAACGAATTGAGAAAAGTACCTGAGCCACAAGTTCAACAGAAATTGATGGTAATAATCAAAGCATTACCTGACAAGCAAAGACTGATATTTCTGGACATTGCTTGTTTCTTCATTGGAGAGGACAAAAGTGTTGCATGCTACTTGTGGTCTGACCGTGATTCCGCAAGCGGATCGGTATTAGAAGTGCTCATCAATTCATCTATTGTTAAGATTGAGAACGATAAgttatggatgcatgatcaacttcGAGACCTAGGTAGGGATATTGTCCTAGAGAAACATCTTAAACCTGGAAAGCACAGTAGATTGTGGAGTCACGAGCAAGCCCGATGTGCTGGTGAATAA